Proteins encoded within one genomic window of Aspergillus nidulans FGSC A4 chromosome VII:
- a CDS encoding thioredoxin-like protein 1 (transcript_id=CADANIAT00008277), with amino-acid sequence MGSPIHISSKEQFNNLLTSSTFVVADFHAEWCGPCHAIAPVYDQLSAQLSRPNRITFTKIDVDKQQEIAKAYGVTAMPTFIVFERGRPTNTIRGADPTKLNQVIRKLANEASKSEASADSAQGSSSGGTWVGAAVPKGYSDITEEYDVRGLELLNRDSEFGVARTLFESSKPSALGNGKGKDGAADWIESDTDEQLMLFIPFKSTLKVHSLHITSLPPAEGEDDDEIPMRPRTIHLYTNRSHVLGFDEADDIPPVQTVTIESGDWDSKTGTAKIDLRFVKFQNVFSLNIFVVEGDGDGEKTRIDRIRIFGEAGEKREMGKLEKIGDEQGE; translated from the exons ATGGGATCCCCTATTCACATCTCCTCTAAGGAGCAATTCAACAATCTCCTGACCTCCTCTACCTTCGTTGTCGCAGACT TTCATGCCGAATGGTGCGGACCATGCCACGCGATCGCTCCTGTCTACGATCAGCTCTCCGCGCAGCTCTCGCGTCCGAACCGAATCACCTTCACGAAGATCGATGTTGACAAGCAGCAAGAGATCGCCAAGGCATATGGCGTTACAGC CATGCCCACATTCATTGTATTCGAGCGCGGCCGTCCAACGAACACCATTCGCGGCGCAGACCCCACGAAACTAAACCAAGTGATCCGGAAGCTTGCCAACGAAGCCAGCAAGAGCGAAGCCTCGGCCGACTCTGCTCAGGGCTCCTCTTCTGGCGGCACCTGGGTCGGAGCCGCAGTTCCCAAAGGCTACAGCGACATCACGGAAGAATATGACGTGAGGGGACTCGAACTGCTGAACCGAGACAGCGAGTTCGGCGTGGCCAGGACACTATTTGAGTCGTCGAAGCCCTCTGCGCTTGGAAAcggcaagggcaaggatggtgCAGCGGACTGGATCGAGAGCGACACTGATGAGCAGTTGATGCTCTTCATCCCGTTCAAGTCTACACTCAAGGTCCACTCGCTCCATATCAcgtctcttccgccagccgagggagaggatgacgatgagattCCGATGCGGCCGCGGACGATTCACCTGTACACGAATCGGTCGCATGTGCTTGGTTTCGATGAGGCGGATGACATTCCTCCTGTGCAGACGGTGACGATCGAATCTGGCGACTGGGATTCAAAGACCGGCACGGCCAAAATTGATCTTCGGTTCGTGAAGTTCCAGAACGTCTTCTCGCTGAACATCTTCGTTGTGGAAggtgacggcgacggcgagaAGACGCGCATCGACAGAATCCGCATCTTTGGAGAGGCCGGCGAGAAGCGAGAGATGggcaagctggagaaaatCGGTGACGAGCAGGGCGAATAG
- a CDS encoding uncharacterized protein (transcript_id=CADANIAT00008279), whose translation MPTDQPHGAQPGDSDILHASRLQGRKRKRVSVACRSCRARKSRCNGTQPCSSCEDMDTECRYDQPSTRPRTSVIGSQLGDLPHPNAVLERRLQLIEQRLQVLDQDTRSSMASVATENATHEGRQPLDLEGRSATADQDDGVDGMGAVPLKDGGEEEEYFGMSSNVVFLRFIIETMKQGNPQIVPPTTAMAAPLDLGQTGNGSIDEFDERHTATTSGYRSRRPTTRSLFTLPSQREGDALLRLYFTTVNLMIPCVHEDSFRDTYAKMQRNGLGSAGRTWLSILSVIFAIATNVAAAISPPNERATKSNMYFEQALELIKSDMLGRPSLEMVQLFLLMEAYLEGTTSSSMTWTVHGLAVKGAYQLGLHIRDFRDVSAIDKEVRRRLWYCCIVNDRLLSTRYGRPPLIPLSHVRLEPSVHIPFSNVSSATTASSLGFFDAIMYENLKRAHRSHEQLYDQNLALQTCLPTSKVLDRISGLCWKLAEWQDALPADLKIIDPGKEMLEDVPLTVGTARFRVLLSLRYLGTRVLILRPVLNQFLVMGQDVAPSNEHQSEWLRNSGETLLVGLVHTCRNVFRISKSILVGSQRNQNLLGAWWFSCFYTFNASLAIIGVLIVQTLPISVPQPQADSACSTAELRGLLDTAMEVLTGLDQGNKTLMKCRDTLGKLLRWIDLNANSTPGNSD comes from the exons ATGCCAACAGACCAGCCTCATGGAGCCCAGCCCGGTGACTCCGACATTCTGCACGCATCAAGACTCCAAGGCCGGAAACGGAAGAGGGTCTCCGTGGCGTGTCGGTCCTGTCGCGCACGAAAGTCTCGA TGTAATGGCACTCAGCCATGTTCGTCATGCGAGGATATGGACACCGAGTGCCGATACGACCAGCCTTCGACTCGGCCTCGTACCTCTGTGATTGGTTCTCAATTGGGAGACTT GCCGCATCCGAATGCAGTGCTAGAACGGCGACTGCAGCTCATCGAACAGAGACTCCAAGTACTGGACCAAGATACCAGATCATCCATGGCATCCGTGGCCACTGAAAATGCAACACATGAAGGTCGACAGCCATTAGATCTCGAGGGACGGAGTGCCACTGCTGACCAAGACGATGGAGTGGATGGCATGGGTGCCGTGCCTCTGAAAgatggaggcgaggaagaagagtatTTTG GCATGTCGTCCAATGTGGTCTTCTTGCGGTTCATCATCGAGACAATGAAGCAAGGAAATCCGCAAATTGTTCCTCCAACTACGGCCATGGCGGCTCCACTGGACCTGGGCCAAACTGGCAATGGGAGCATTGACGAGTTCGACGAAAGACATACGGCTACTACTAGCGGCTATAGAAGCAGGCGTCCTACCACAAGAAGTCTCTTTACACTCCCTTCTCAACGAGAAGGAGACGCATTGTTACGTTTGTACTTCACCACTGTCAACCTGATGATTCCATGCGTCCACGAAGACTCATTCCGTGACACGTATGCAAAAATGCAAAGAAACGGACTGGGAAGCGCTGGGAGGACGTGGCTCAGTATACTTTCTGTAATATTTGCCATTGCTACCAATGTGGCCGCGGCAATCTCGCCCCCCAACGAACGGGCAACCAAGTCGAATATGTACTTCGAGCAAGCGCTTGAGCTGATAAAGTCGGATATGCTGGGACGGCCATCATTGGAAATGG TACAACTTTTCCTCCTGATGGAGGCGTACCTGGAGGGTACtacatcttcatccatgACATGGACCGTCCACGGACTCGCAGTGAAAGGGGCATATCAGCTGGGACTGCATATACGGGATTTCAGGGATGTCTCGGCGATCGACAAAGAGGTGCGACGGAGACTTTGGTACTGCTGCATCGTCAACGATCG TCTACTGAGCACCAGATACGGGCGCCCTCCACTCATCCCGCTTTCTCACGTCCGGCTTGAACCCAGCGTGCATATACCATTCAGCAACGTGTCTAGCGCCACGACAGCATCCAGTCTGGGCTTTTTTGATGCCATCATGTACGAGAACCTCAAGAGAGCCCACCGATCCCATG AACAGCTCTACGATCAAAACCTCGCATTGCAAACTTGTCTCCCGACAAGCAAAGTGCTTGACCGTATCTCCGGACTCTGCTGGAAACTGGCAGAGTGGCAGGATGCACTGCCCGCCGACTTAAAAATAATAGATCCCGGCAAAGAGATGTTGGAAGATGTTCCTCTCACCGTTGGGACTGCGAGGTTCCGcgtcctcctctccctccgcTATCTTGGGACAAGGGTTTTAATTCTGAGACCTGTCCTCAACCAGTTCCTCGTCATGGGCCAGGACGTGGCTCCTTCTAATGAGCATCAGTCGGAGTGGCTTCGAAACTCCGGGGAGActttgcttgtaggcctGGTGCATACTTGCCGCAATGTCTTCCGGATCAGCAAGTCTATTCTCGTGGGGTCACAGAGGAACCAGAATCTGCTGGGGGCTTGGTGGTTTTCGTGTTTTTATA CATTCAATGCCtctctcgccatcatcggtgTCCTTATAGTTCAGACACTGCCCATTTCCGTGCCCCAACCACAGGCCGACTCCGCATGTTCGACCGCTGAACTCCGAGGATTGCTCGACACGGCGATGGAGGTGCTTACAGGCCTTGATCAGGGCAACAAGACTCTTATGAAGTGCAGGGACACGCTGGGAAAACTGCTTAGGTGGATTGATCTCAACGCAAACTCCACGCCTGGTAACTCCGACTAG
- a CDS encoding M1 family metallopeptidase (transcript_id=CADANIAT00008276), which translates to MCGTRRAEAAGSTNVPGREVLPTNVKPTHYDLTLEPNFETFKYDGTVIIDLQVAEDTTSISLNSTEIDIHTATVSAQGSVVSSSPEILLNKDKQEATIKFSETISAGSSAQLKLTFTGTLNDNMAGFYRSSYKTPQGETKYIASTQMEPTDARRAFPCFDEPALKAKFTVSLIADKSMTCLGNMDVASEQELEGGKKIVKFNTSPVMSTYLVAFIVGHLNYIETKNFRVPIRVYATPDQDIEHGRFSLELAAKTLAFYEKAFDSEFPLPKMDMVAVPDFSAGAMENWGLITYRIVDVLLDEKTSSASRKERIAETVQHELAHQWFGNLVTMDFWDGLWLNEGFATWMSWYSCNSFYPEWKVWQTYVIDNLQSALSLDSLRSSHPIEVPVKRADEINQIFDAISYSKGSSVLRMISKYLGEDIFLQGVRNYIKKHAYGNTQTGDLWSALANASGKPVEEVMDIWTKNVGFPVVTVSENPTSSSIKVKQNRFLRTGDVRPEEDTTIFPVMLGLRTKQGVDEDTLLSEREGEFKLPDLDFYKLNADHSAIYRTSYTPERLTKLGEAAKAGLLTVEDRAGMIADAGALAASGYQSTSGLLSLLAGFDSEPEFVVWNEILTRVGALRAAWVFEDAQTKDALEGFQRALVSDKAHTLGWQFSENDGHIIQQFKALLFSAAGNAGDKTVVQAAQDMFQRFAAGDISAIHPNIRGSVFSIVLKNGGKKEYDVVYDRFRNAPTSDEKTTALRCLGAAEDPELIQRTLGLALGDEVKNQDIYMPLGGLRNHAAGIDARWAWMKDNWDTLYQRLPPGLGMLGTVVQICTASFCTEEQLKGVQNFFANKDTKGYDRAIEQSLDAIRAKISWVQRDRADVGSWLKSKGYLPGNGKL; encoded by the exons ATGTGTGGTACTCGACGCGCTGAGGCGGCCGGTTCGACTAATGTTCCTGGCCGTGAGGTTCTGCCTACCAACGTCAAGCCCACTCACTATGACTTGACCCTTGAACCAAACTTTGAGACATTCAAATATGACGGAACCGTAATTATTGA CCTACAGGTCGCCGAAGACACAACGTCCATTTCTCTCAACTCCACTGAAATCGACATTCACACAGCTACTGTTTCCGCCCAAGGATCAGTAGTCAGCTCTTCGCCTGAGATCTTGCTTAATAAGGACAAGCAAGAGGCCACCATAAAGTTCTCTGAAACCATCTCTGCCGGTTCGTCAGCTCAGCTCAAGCTGACCTTCACCGGCACGCTCAATGACAATATGGCCGGTTTCTACCGCTCGTCTTACAAGACACCGCAAGGAGAGACAAAGTACATCGCCTCGACGCAGATGGAACCGACCGATGCCCGCCGAGCTTTCCCTTGCTTCGACGAGCCCGCGCTCAAGGCCAAGTTTACTGTTAGTCTGATTGCGGATAAGAGCATGACCTGCCTCGGTAACATGGATGTTGCTTCAGAGCAGGAGCTTGAGGGTGGAAAAAAGATTGTCAAGTTTAACACATCCCCGGTTATGTCAACATATCTGGTGGCTTTCATTGTTGGCCATCTCAACTACATTGAGACTAAGAACTTCCGCGTCCCCATCCGGGTATATGCTACACCGGACCAGGACATTGAACACGGTCGGTTCTCTCTAGAACTTGCGGCGAAGACACTGGCGTTCTACGAAAAGGCCTTCGATAGCGAGTTCCCGCTCCCGAAGATGGATATGGTTGCGGTGCCCGATTTTAGTGCCGGAGCCATGGAGAACTGGGGCTTGATCACGTACCGTATTGTGGATGTGCTTTTGGATGAGAAGACCAGCAGTGCCTCGCGGAAGGAGCGCATTGCTGAGACCGTTCAGCACGAGCTTGCCCACCAGTGGTTTGGAAACCTGGTTACCATGGATTTCTGGGACGGCCTCTGGCTCAACGAAGGTTTTGCCACCTGGATGTCCTGGTATTCTTGCAACAGCTTCTATCCCGAATGGAAGGTCTGGCAGACGTACGTTATCGACAACCTGCAAagtgctctttctcttgATTCGCTTCGCAGCAGTCACCCCATTGAAGTACCTGTGAAACGTGCGGATGAAATCAATCAGATTTTTGATGCCATCTCTTACTCCAAGGGATCCTCCGTCCTGCGCATGATTTCCAAGTATCTGGGTgaagatatcttcctccagggCGTTCGTAACTACATCAAGAAGCATGCTTATGGCAATACACAAACTGGCGATCTTTGGTCCGCTCTTGCCAATGCCAGTGGCAAgcctgttgaagaagttatGGATATCTGGACAAAGAATGTTGGATTCCCTGTAGTCACCGTCTCGGAGAACCCTACCTCTTCGTCcatcaaggtcaagcagaATCGATTCCTTCGCACAGGCGACGTCCGTCCTGAGGAGGATACCACCATCTTCCCAGTCATGCTTGGCTTGCGCACGAAGCAGGGTGTCGACGAGGACACTCTACTGTCTGAGCGGGAGGGCGAGTTCAAGCTTCCAGACCTTGATTTCTACAAGCTCAACGCTGACCATTCCGCTATCTACCGCACGTCGTACACCCCAGAGCGTCTTACCAAGCTCGGTGAGGCTGCCAAGGCGGGCTTGCTTACCGTTGAGGATCGCGCAGGTATGATCGCTGACGCCGGTGCCTTGGCTGCCTCGGGATACCAGAGCACTTCCGGACTCCTCTCACTGCTGGCTGGATTCGACAGCGAACCTGAGTTCGTTGTCTGGAATGAGATTTTGACCCGTGTAGGTGCTCTTCGCGCTGCTTGGGTTTTCGAAGATGCCCAGACCAAAGACGCATTGGAGGGGTTCCAGCGCGCTCTGGTCAGCGACAAGGCGCACACACTGGGCTGGCAGTTTTCTGAGAACGACGGCCACATCATCCAACAGTTCAAGGCTCTGCTGTTCAGCGCCGCCGGAAATGCCGGAGACAAAACTGTGGTCCAGGCCGCCCAGGACATGTTCCAGCGCTTCGCTGCTGGTGATATTAGCGCCATTCACCCGAACATTCGCGGTAGCGTCTTCTCCATTGTTCTGAAGAACGGCGGTAAGAAGGAATACGATGTCGTGTATGATCGCTTCCGCAACGCCCCCACCTCTGATGAAAAGACTACCGCTCTCCGCTGCCTTGGCGCCGCCGAAGACCCTGAGCTCATCCAACGCACTCTTGGCCTGGCTCTTGGTGATGAGGTCAAGAACCAGGACATTTACATGCCACTTGGTGGCCTTCGCAATCACGCCGCCGGTATCGACGCACGttgggcttggatgaagGACAACTGGGACACCCTCTACCAACGCCTACCCCCCGGACTAGGCATGCTCGGAACTGTTGTTCAGATTTGCACTGCTAGCTTCTGTACGGAAGAGCAACTCAAGGGTGTGCAAAACTTCTTCGCAAACAAGGATACCAAG GGCTACGATCGTGCTATTGAGCAAAGTCTCGACGCAATTCGCGCCAAGATCAGCTGGGTCCAGCGCGACCGTGCTGATGTTGGATCATGGTTGAAGTCGAAGGGATACCTTCCGGGTAATGGCAAACTATAA
- a CDS encoding uncharacterized protein (transcript_id=CADANIAT00008278) translates to MADHLFFPEAPPKPLRIKYDGPLYDGSDWDTFPTRCGWLNESGAEDFLARYIPYVKIPEELNYLFQYRSMMECWLYFGMLHYVFGDQLDQSDFILCEEQEGQQQYITTRHLHKYVENAGDWKKNNRGARTVEIVHKVLNALPGYIRFIGEEMCLAIRLASLTLWNIAVKRDGPQPDPSFLGAWSLSSKELEQLRLFDGWCPLDAEKCCQAGIYLDTQAYLLQLQRTKPSWNNRTHKSCKKTQCVADNIDESKYVTRHVQEDCSCSHIHADNEQLRTVLLDGGIPLAMITPCGEDELGNQQYELNIVTKRANKPYVAISHVWADGLGNPQGNSLPHCQLEFLYKQARRLLRDKEYIPGYDEKVYGSLYTGAARLAHFATNAARRRDNSVLVWIDTLCIPHQSDARSLAIQRIRDVYTGASRNLILDSELMLVDSRLCNKMEVCLRVLYCSGWIRRLWTLQEGLAAKDKLFVLLSDKAINIGTIPYMLFNKVDEGKLPIFQEGIATMAAIMWYSYFQEPTDSASKINLSVVKNGTTRSHSNLIAWNWFNVATRASSKDRDRPTVLAGLLNLDVGKILKFKEADERMRRLYSMLHVFPQDVLFINGPRFEEYGLGWAMKTCRFTGDFTTLSGDAGDITSRGLCITMYPSLIALSSDLFDLALAKSKRSDPDQRQMDWEKWLDDSKPHCAPELDLDADYDPDYVSEASKSATEPDDTKLSFLHLKGTIPVNLSQGEAYGIILRSALPDQIYTQCALVALQTSEDGVHYGRYLSTGGLRSATFDRNVHSVDLPEDGYLLAGTWGDAQKYQWIVG, encoded by the exons ATGGCGGACCATTTGTTCTTTCCTGAAGCGCCTCCTAAGCCCCTTCGAATTAAGTACGACGGCCCACTATACGACGGGAGCGATTGGGATACGTTTCCCACCCGCTGTGGCTGGCTAAACGAATCTGGAGCAGAGGACTTTCTTGCACGCTACATTCCTTACGTGAAAATACCCGAGGAGCTGAATTACTTATTCCAATACCGATCAATGATGGAGTGTTGGCTCTACTTTGGCATGCTGCACTATGTTTTCGGTGACCAGCTGGACCAGTCCGACTTTATTCTCTGTGAGGAGCAAGAAGGCCAACAGCAGTACATCACGACAAGGCATTTGCACAAATATGTTGAGAATGCTGGCgattggaagaagaacaaccgCGGGGCGCGAACAGTTGAGATTGTCCACAAAGTTCTCAACGCTCTTCCGGGCTATATTCGCTTCATAGGGGAAGAAATGTGCTTGGCCATTCGTCTGGCTAGCCTTACTCTCTGGAACATTGCAGTTAAGCGAGACGGCCCCCAGCCCGACCCTAGCTTCTTGGGAGCGTGGTCTCTTAGCAGCAAAGAGTTGGAGCAACTGCGGTTATTTGATGGATGGTGTCCCCTGGATGCAGAGAAATGTTGCCAAGCCGGTATCTACCTGGATACCCAGGCTTATCTGCTGCAATTGCAACGTACAAAACCCAGTTGGAACAACAGAACACACAAGTCTTGTAAGAAGACACAATGCGTAGCGGACAATATAGATGAGAGCAAGTATGTTACTCGCCATGTGCAAGAAGACTGCAGTTGTTCGCACATCCACGCAGACAACGAACAGTTACGCACAGTTCTTCTGGATGGAGGAATTCCTCTTGCAATGATCACCCCTTGTGGTGAGGACGAGCTTGGGAACCAGCAGTATGAGCTCAATATTGTGACGAAACGCGCTAACAAGCCATATGTAGCCATCTCCCATGTATGGGCTGATGGACTGGGCAATCCCCAGGGTAACTCTCTTCCACACTGCCAATTGGAATTTCTTTACAAGCAGGCCAGGCGCCTCCTGCGTGACAAAGAATATATTCCTGGCTATGATGAGAAAGTATATGGATCCCTGTACACTGGGGCTGCTCGACTTGCCCATTTCGCGACCAATGCGGCTCGGCGAAGAGACAATTCTGTGCTGGTGTGGATTGATACATTGTGCATCCCACATCAAAGTGACGCACGCAGTCTGGCAATTCAACGCATCCGCGATGTTTATACCGGTG CTTCTAGGAATTTGATTCTCGATTCCGAGTTGATGCTGGTCGACTCGCGCTTGTGCAATAAAATGGAAGTTTGCCTGAGAGTCCTTTACTGTTCAGGCTGGATCCGCCGTTTATGGACGCTCCAAGAAGGACTTGCCGCGAAGGACAAGCTATTCGTGCTGTTGTCTGACAAGGCAATCAATATTGGCACCATCCCCTACATGCTTTTTAATAAGGTCGACGAAGGAAAATTGCCGATTTTCCAGGAAGGGATCGCTACGATGGCCGCAATTATGTGGTACTCATACTTTCAAGAGCCCACTGACTCCGCCTCTAAAATCAATCTTTCTGTCGTCAAAAATGGAACTACTAGAAGCCACAGCAACTTGATAGCTTGGAACTGGTTCAATGTGGCTACACGAGCCTCCAGCAAGGATCGTGATCGTCCTACTGTCCTCGCAGGTCTCCTGAATCTTGATGTCGGCAAGATCCTTAAGTTCAAGGAGGCCGATGAGCGCATGAGGAGGTTATATAGCATGCTACATGTGTTTCCCCAAGACGtgctcttcatcaacgggCCACGATTCGAAGAATACGGTTTGGGATGGGCAATGAAAACCTGTCGATTTACGGGCGATTTCACTACGCTGTCCGGTGATGCGGGAGACATCACGTCGCGGGGCCTCTGCATCACAATGTATCCTTCACTGATAGCTCTTTCGTCCGACCTGTTTGATCTCGCACTGGCCAAATCAAAACGATCTGACCCTGACCAAAGACAGATGGATTGGGAGAAGTGGCTTGACGATTCCAAGCCCCATTGTGCTCCTGAACTTGATCTAGATGCCGATTATGATCCTGACTATGTTTCGGAAGCAAGCAAGTCAGCGACAGAGCCAGACGACACAAAGCTTTCATTCTTGCACTTAAAAGGGACAATTCCAGTTAATCTCAGCCAAGGCGAAGCGTATGGAATTATCTTAAGGTCTGCCCTTCCTGATCAAATATACACCCAATGTGCATTAGTGGCACTCCAGACAAGTGAAGATGGGGTCCATTACGGACGATACCTTAGCACGGGGGGTCTTCGTAGTGCTACTTTCGATAGGAACGTGCATTCGGTGGATTTGCCAGAGGACGGTTACCTTCTGGCAGGCACCTGGGGTGATGCACAAAAATATCAATGGATTGTTGGTTAA
- the hxB gene encoding protein hxB (transcript_id=CADANIAT00008275): MNLSKGTAAAYCSGYSEDVDVIREREYPLLKDTTYLDHAGTTLYANSLIHSFGRDLTGNLYGNPHSMSASSQLSAQRVDDIRLRALRFFNADPDEFDLVFVANATAGIKLVADALQNSPQGFWYGYYVDAHTSLVGVRELAKMGSRCFVNEDEVDSWISGLGSRREESLGLFAYPAQSNMNGRRVPMRWCEQIRAQKENADNMIYTLLDAASFVSTSPLDLSKIAAAPDFTVLSFYKIFGFPDLGALIVRKSSGDVFKHRKFFGGGTVDMVLTDGNPWHAKKQSSIHQSLEDGTLPFHSIIALDSAFETHGRLFRSMENVASHTRFLAKRLRDRMNALKHYNGTKVCQLYMSPNSSYDDASSQGPILAFNLRNSRGMWIGKSEVERLASIKNIQIRSGTLCNPGGTALSLGWTGADMLRHFSAGMRCGDDHDIMDERPTGILRISLGAMSSLTDVDTFIAFLEEFYVDKPPEGLPVPLTGNVSLHQPSFYVESLSVYPIKSCGAFRIPDGQRWEVRREGLAWDREWCLVHQGTGITLNQKRYPRMALIRPTLDLERCLLRITCGEANSRDGKTLEISLNRIGTNSLTTSLCQNASKPSTVCGDKVVLQAYTSPAVSRFFTDFLGVPCTLARFPPQSSTRFHSRATAAINRDQNYSQKQSPSMPGSFPQAPSSPDPYPTPILLSNESPLLLISRSSVNRLNESIKSASQPCSNPGSAASKKAVAADVFRANVVVAENISTAERPYIEDTWASLSIGSGPEQLRFDVLGSCERCQMVCVDQYTGQRGDEPYATLAKTRKIDRKILFGRHISPVGRPKDAENGCLGTIMVGDAVTPSYDNES, from the exons ATGAACTTATCCAAGGGAACTGCAGCAGCGTACTGCTCGGGGTACTCAGAGGACGTTGACGTCATACGAGAGCGCGAGTATCCCTTGCTCAAAG ATACAACGTATCTCGATCATGCAGGAACTACGCTTTATGCGAACTCCTTGATCCACTCGTTCGGCCGTGATTTGACGGGGAATCTGTATGGAAATCCGCATTCCATGTCTGCTTCGTCCCAGCTCTCGGCACAGCGCGTGGACGATATTCGCCTTCGGGCACTTCGTTTCTTTAATGCGGACCCGGACGAGTTTGACCTTGTTTTCGTGGCAAATGCTACTGCCGGGATTAAATTGGTTGCAGACGCTTTGCAAAATTCGCCGCAAGGGTTCTGGTACGGGTATTATGTGGATGCTCATACGAGCCTGGTTGGAGTGCGGGAGCTTGCAAAGATGGGATCCAGGTGCTTCGTAAATGAAGACGAGGTGGATTCCTGGATTTCGGGACTGGGGTCTCGGAGAGAAGAATCACTTGGGTTATTTGCGTACCCTGCGCAGTCGAACATGAATGGGCGTCGTGTTCCAATGCGATGGTGCGAGCAGATACGTGCGCAAAAGGAAAATGCAGACAACATGATCTACACGCTTCTTGATGCGGCATCCTTCgtctcaacatctccacTTGATTTAAGCAAAATAGCGGCCGCCCCGGATTTTACAGTACTCAGCTTCTACAAAATATTCGGGTTTCCTGACCTCGGTGCGTTGATCGTCCGCAAAAGTTCTGGAGATGTGTTCAAGCACCGGAAGTTTTTTGGGGGTGGCACGGTAGACATGGTTCTGACGGACGGGAATCCGTGGCATGCGAAAAAGCAATCTTCCATCCATCAGAGCTTGGAAGATGGGACACTCCCGTTTCACAGCATAATCGCTCTGGATTCGGCATTTGAGACACATGGTCGGCTGTTTAGGTCTATGGAGAACGTCGCTTCCCATACGCGTTTCCTAGCCAAGCGACTGCGTGACCGGATGAATGCGTTGAAGCACTACAACGGAACGAAAGTCTGTCAGCTGTATATGTCGCCTAACTCTAGCTACGACGATGCCTCTTCACAGGGTCCGATTCTTGCTTTCAACTTGCGAAACAGTCGGGGCATGTGGATCGGTAAATCAGAAGTCGAAAGGCTAGCGagcatcaagaacatccagaTCAGATCCGGAACGCTTTGTAACCCAGGGGGTACAGCGTTAAGCCTAGGTTGGACAGGGGCGGATATGCTTCGCCACTTCTCAGCCGGAATGCGGTGCGGAGATGACCACGACATCATGGATGAAAGGCCGACTGGAATACTACGGATCAGCTTAGGTGCTATGAGCAGTCTAACGGATGTCGACACTTTCATTGCATTCCTTGAGGAATTTTACGTGGACAAGCCTCCTGAAGGACTCCCGGTACCCCTGACAGGGAACGTCTCCCTGCATCAGCCCAGCTTCTACGTGGAAAGCCTCTCCGTATATCCTATCAAAAGCTGCGGGGCGTTCCGAATTCCGGATGGCCAGCGGTGGGAAGTGCGGAGGGAAGGCCTAGCTTGGGACCGGGAATGGTGTCTCGTGCACCAAGGTACTGGCATAACCCTCAACCAGAAGAGATACCCTCGCATGGCACTGATCCGGCCAACTCTTGATCTTGAGCGTTGTCTTTTACGTATTACTTGCGGAGAAGCCAATTCTCGAGATGGGAAAACGTTAGAAATCTCGCTCAATCGCATCGGCACAAACTCTCTCACGACATCTCTGTGTCAGAACGCTTCCAAGCCCTCTACAGTCTGCGGAGATAAAGTCGTCCTCCAAGCATATACGTCCCCGGCAGTCTCGAGGTTCTTCACTGACTTCCTCGGCGTACCCTGCACACTAGCAAGGTTTCCACCGCAATCATCAACTAGATTCCACTCTCGAGCCACTGCCGCGATAAATAGGGACCAGAATTATAGTCAGAAGCAGAGCCCCAGCATGCCAGGCTCATTCCCCCAAGCACCTTCCTCACCAGATCCGTACCCGACTCCCATTCTTCTATCTAATGAAAGCCCCCTTCTACTCATATCCCGCTCATCTGTGAACCGTCTGAATGAATCCATTAAATCTGCTTCCCAACCCTGCTCAAATCCGGGCAGCGCCGCCAGCAAGAAAGCAGTCGCTGCAGACGTCTTCCGCGCCAACGTCGTTGTTGCTGAAAACATCTCGACAGCGGAGCGGCCGTATATCGAGGATACCTGGGCGTCGTTGAGCATCGGCTCGGGACCTGAGCAGCTGCGTTTCGACGTTCTTGGCTCTTGCGAGCGTTGCCAAATGGTCTGCGTGGACCAATATACCGGGCAGCGGGGCGACGAGCCTTATGCAACACTGGCTAAAACTAGGAAAATCGATCGAAAAATCTTGTTTGGGAGACATATTTCACCTGTTGGCAGGCCCAAGGATGCAGAAAATGGGTGTTTGGGAACGATTATGGTTGGTGATGCTGTTACGCCATCGTATGACAATGAATCATGA